In Rhineura floridana isolate rRhiFlo1 chromosome 4, rRhiFlo1.hap2, whole genome shotgun sequence, the sequence TTTTGTGCTTTCCCCAGTTAGCTGTTTGCTCCATGCATTTACTAATCTCAATAGGATGATAAACTGTTGAGAGATAACAAGACTTACCATAGAAATGAATTTCTGCATTCAGGGATGTTTCATGGCTTGACACCTGATCAGAAGGGGAGCGGGAAGGATTCGGTTTTGTACGCCTCTTTTGTGGATGCTCTTTGTATCTGGTTACTGAATTGTTTAGCTGTGAAGTAACAGCTGTCCCCATTTGGGTGCTATTTGAGTGAACAGCCTGGAGATCCAAAGTTGTAGTGCTGGTGGTGCCAATGTGGTTGCTGTTAACCATCCTTTGGGAAGGAGCATGCAACACATTAGGGTAACCGAAGGTGTTCAGATGAGATTGTGCTTTGGCTGTAGAAATGTTTGGTACTTCTGCAGTGAGAAGTTCAACTTCATGAAATACATTTTCtcctacagcagcagcagacgcCTTGTGCAGAGCACTGTTGCCATTCTCTTCGCTATTGAACTGATTCTCCACCTGCTCTCCTTTCAGTGCTTCTTGCAATTCAAAGTGTTGTTGAGATTCCATTTCATCCATACTTTTCCTGGAGTACTCAGAATTAGATTGGAATGACTGATGAATatgttcctgcttcttctctgggaTAGTTTTAGGAGATGGAATTGGAGTTTTCTGCTCTTGCATGAACTCTTGTGGAAAAGTATTGCCACTTGTGAAGGCAGATATTCCAAAGATTGCTTTTATAGTATCCCTCATGTTTGTTGGCCCCCAGTTTGTGGTGTTGTGTCCACTATTTTGAACGTTGGCAGATTCAGTGGTGGTTCCATGATCTTTCGCTGCCACCAATTTTGCCACCATTCTGACCTTCTGGGATACATGTGGTGAGGCTGAAGAGGCAGTTGGCTTGTACATAACTAGCTTTTCTGCATTCTCAGAATTGCTTGATCCTAAGACTAGAGTTTTCTTTAAATTGCCAGATAAGGTTTCATTCCCAATTCTAGTGccattaataggtggttttgcaATATGCATCTTCTTCATATCAAGAGGTTTCAAGGTCAAGTTTTCTGTGGTTTTCAAGAGAGAAGCTGTAGGCCTTGTGGATGCTTCCAAGCTTGTAGTGCTGCCATTTTCCTCCCACCTATCTTTAATAGTTGCAGGCAGCCCCTTTTCATTGCTAAGTTTTCTGCTAGTCTTTACAAAGTCCAAAATATCTTGTGAGTTTATTATATATGACTTGGGAGAAAATCCAACACTGTTGTTAGATTTCAAAACAGACCCTTCATCACCTGTAGAAATTTCATAGTCTTCGAATATATAATACCGTCCTTTAAAATGTTTATGATTATGGTTTTGAGAAGAAGCTGTTGACAAAAACACAACATGGACAGCCACAGCCTGCGTAGCAAAGATCAAAGTGCCATGGTTTCTACAAGCATAAATTACTTTGCTTTCAACACTTGACAAGACCCCTTGAAATATGATCTTATCCTGATTTCCTTCACATTCTGATTTCCCTTCAAATCCTTCTATGTAAATCAAGATGTGCTTGTGAGGACCAGCCCAGATAGTCCAATTGCACCAGCTGTTGGTTTGAATCCTGCTCAGAACTGGAGGAGAGAAAGTTCCAGCTTCACCCCAAAAGATAACGTGGCAGCTTTTTATAGGGAGATACAACAGTAGCCAAGGGAACCCCAACTCTGCAAGAGGAAGATAAAAAAGGTGTACTatcactagggatggacaagaatttcaattaagtttgcatttcaagcagaatttatcagatttaccctttccaaatcaatatgagaactgaaacacagtcatccttagaaatttgcatttattagaattttgtgatatagttcgccaactaaacaatatttacaaaaatgcatatattaggggaagtgtacataaaatgaacatatgagtgaaaacatgcaaaaatgcattacatgacaagaaatggcttgcaaaaaatgtgtgcctttgacaaaactgtgtacaaaaatgtgttcattaggagaaattcacactaaagtgctggagaatttaaatgaggatttttattttaaaaaatctgaaattgCTACAGAACTGTGGACAACTGAATCTAAGACTTAAGAAATgagacagagagaaccaaaattggtagATCTTGCCATCCCTATCCCCATCATTTAACTGATCAAGTTGATTTATTCTGCTTAGAAGATGCATATTTATGTTTTGCCTTTAAGCATTTTGCACTCAGAAGTTTTACTTTTTCTGATTATGTGCTTATCTGTGTAAGTTGAGTATTCCACCACGGCCCtataggggaagggctatagtgcagcggcagagcatctgctttgcacgcagaaggtcccagctttaatctctggcatctccagacagggctaggagagactcttgcctgaaatcctggcagCTTCATTATGTTCCTTCCTATAGAAATCAACAATACTTTTGTACAGCAGACAGACTGAGACCTACAATCAGGATTGCATGCTGCCCCCTTAGCTGCACTATGGAATTCCtgataattgtattttaaaacacAGTGTTCTTTATTTTGTAGGTCACTTAGAAAATTTTATTGAAACAAGGCCATATAAttgtaattaaaaacaaacataaaccACAGCATGCCAACTATCAAATGTAGCAAAATATCAACTGTCACATAAAGCATCATTGGGGTGGTGAATAAAGATAACTAATATTCAGAGAATCTTCAGGCGCTGAAAACAGATCTGGAAAATACCTGCCATCAAATTTTGCAAATAATCATTTTGGGGAGCAAGTTCATTTCAACACCataagcaatcctatgcatgtttactcagaaattcaTCCCAGTGTGTTAAAAGGGCCTTATTCCCAGGGTAAGCACATATAGTATTACAGCTCCTGAAAGATAAAGCTAGTATTTTAAGAcattggtggcccccaaattatggaatgatcgctttgatgaggtgcacctggcaccaacacggTTATCTTTTcgtcgccaggttaagactttcctcttctcccaggcattttagcatgtgtttttaaattgctttttaaaaatgtgtttttaaatttgtatatttgtttttaatattttttattgttgtaaactgcccagagagctttggctatggggcagtatacaaatgcaataaataaataaatataaataaacattgAAAATGGAGGATTCTTAGCTATTTCAAAGGGCTGCAATGACAGATTCTTTCCAGTCCCACATTAAAAATTATGATGATGTAAGATGTACTAGAAGTATACCTCATTCTGTGTCAGGAAATCTCATACTAAGCCATTTCAGGTAACCACAAAACAGGCAGGAGATGCCTACTGCCAGAGAAAGAGATTGCCAAATAATTAACTACCCAAGTGCATCTATTGCCTGACCATTACATACGACAAAAAAATAGCATCTACCTACTAACAACTCAGAATTCAGCACTATTAACCATGGTTTTGACAACTGCTATTTACAAACATggtcatatatttttaaaaaaattggtaaaACTATTGCTAACCAtaaaaactgaaaacaaaacaaaacaaaataaaaaagcattGGTTTAATAATAACCAGTCATCatcaattttaaaaataagaaagacCCATCCTAAGAGTTTCTATGAAACACAAATTGTCTCtacaaaaggttttttttccttcttttaaaaaCTGTCCATTCATAAGGCTAACAAATCTGTTTGGAAGACCTCAATCAGCATATTGGTTTTCACATGAAGCCTGGAATAATTTAAGGAAATCCAGCTTCTTCTTAAATGTTGAGACCCTCAGTGGGGACTGCAGTGTCAAAACAAAGCCATTAGAAATGTTTATTGGGAACAGCAGTACCAAGAGCAATCATGGAATGGATGgcagaaattaaaataaattacagacCTTGTAGGCTCTGATCTATTCTATTCTGATCTATTCTAGAAGGTAATGTTTTAAAAGGagtcaaggaaggaaggaagacctTAGATGATCAGTTAAGTgcggaaaagaaaacaattttcCTTCATACAGTTTTGACCAACCCATTTAAATACAGCAGAAGATCTGGCACAACTCAATCttttcatgttgttgttatgtgcctccaagttggctacgacttatggcgaccctatgaatcagtgacctccaagagcatctgtcatgaaccaccctgttcagatcttgtaagttcaggtctgtggcttcccttatggaatcaatccatctcttgtttggccttcctctttttctactcccttctgtttttcccaacattattgtcttttctagtgaatcatgtcttctcattatgtgtccaaagtatgataacctcagtttcatcattttagcttctagtgatagttctggtttaatctgttctaacacccaattatttgtcttttttgcagtccatgctatccgcaaagctcttctccaacaccacgtttcaaatgcgttgatttttctcctatctgcttttttcactgtccaactttcacatccatacatagagatcgggaataccatggtctgaatgatcctgactttagtgttcagtgatacatctttacatttgaggaccttttccacttctctcatagctgccctccctagtcctagccttcttctgatttcttgactattgtctccattttggttaatgattgtgccaaggtattgataaccctccagagcttggaaaagttacttttttgaactacaactcccatcagccccagccagcatgggcactggattgggctgatgggagttgtagtttaaaaaagtaacttttccaagctctgtccttgacaagtttaatgtcatcattgtcaactgtaaagttgcataaatcttctgctgtcattactttagtctttttgatgaaTCTTTTCATAATCCCATGTATAATCACGCTTATTAATTCCTAATGCCtattaaaagttaaaagaagTATATTATAAAGTAAATGGTAACTTGTTCACATGACCAACCAACAGTGAGGTATTAAGTATGATCACATCATTGCTACCatgggattcccaaactgtggtccgtggaccacaaatggtccatgagcttcattcaagtggtccatggcatgcttgcattaaatactcatattgatttttaattgtattttattgcttcttttatttcttatgttgtattttattgtagtacAATCCGAGttccatggaatgcaaactgtaataaataaaacataaggaataaaagcagcaattaaaatacaattaaaaatcatacattcagcacagcacattacaattgctacaaaaataattaagtgttttaccaagactctcagcaatttttaagtggtcttgGAGGGGAGAGACTGGGAACTACTGCAATAAGACAACCTTGAGGGGTTATATCCATGCTTAAGGGCAGTAACAACTATAGATGTCAAGAAGTGATAATAGGGGAAGACTGTTAATCTCACTCTGTGGGAACAAATCAGCTGTAGCTACCATTTGTTGATGTCCCCACAAGGCCACTCAGTAGTACTTGCTACAGATGACATGCTTACCAGGTGGATGAAGCAACCACATGGCAAACCTCTATAAGCCACGTTTGGCCTGGTCAGTATAGGAACAGGATATACGATTATCCTCAACAttcagcagggagggggggaCCTATACTAGACCCCATAACTCCACCTCCAGGGTCAACCCAGTGATGTTCTTAGAGTGCATTTGCAAAGGTTTTATTTTGGGAATCACTATACTTCATTCCTGAAGTTCACACCTTTCAGGCTGTACAACAAAGGGAGAAAATAACAGGGGCCAGCATTGATTTTATTATCCATAAATACCATAGTACATGTTGTCTACAGTGGTGTTCCCATACTATATTGTACTATTGTTGTTGGGCAATATCAGCCAAATCACTAGTTTGGTGCTGCAGCACTGAACTGGTTCCATATTTTGAATGGTGTTGGAAACGTTGGAAGTTCACATTTCATATCCCATTTTCTGTAAGCCATCAAACAACTATATCAGAACTATTAGTGGTTGATCAGGGTTGTaatctagaacagtggttcccaaactcccccttcCCAAGACCACTTATCAtaaaatcacagaatagtagagttggaaggggcctataaggccatcaggtccaacctcctgctcaatgcaggaatccaaatcaaatcattcccgacagatggctgcccagctgcctcttgaatgcctccagtgtcagagagcccaaaCTTCCCtagataattgattccattgtcgtatggctctaacagttaggaagtttttcctgatgtccagttgaaatctggcttcctgcaacttgagcccattcttccatgtcctgcactctgggacgattgagaagagatcccggccctcctctgtgtgacaaactttcatgtatttgaagagtgctatcatatctccctcagtcttctcttttccaggcgaaacatgcacagttctttcagtctctcctcatagggctttgtttccagtcccttgatcatccttgttactctcctctgaacctgttccagtttgtctgcatccttcttgaagtgcgaagaccagaactggacgcagtactcaagatgaggtctaaccagtgctgaatagaggggaactaatactacatgatttggaaactatgcttctgttaatgcagcctaaaatagcatttgccttttttgcagccacatcacactgttggctcatattcagcttgtgatcaacaacaattccaagatccttctcacatgttgtattgctgagccaagtatccccatcataactgcatttggtttctttttcctaagtgtagcactttgcatttatccctgctgaatttcattctgttgttttcagcccaatgctccaggctattaaggtccctttgaattttgtttctgtcttccagggtattagctgtgccccccaattttgtatcatctgcaactttgataagcaagctctgtacctcctcatccaaatcgttaataaaaatgttgaagagcactgggcccaggaatgaaccctgtggtaccccactcgttacttccgcccagtttgagaaggaatcattgacaagcactctttgagtatgattctggagccaactgtggatccacctgatagttgttccatccagcccacatttagctagtttgctaatcagaatatcatggggtactttgtcaaaagctttgcgaagtagagatatattatgtccacagcattcccacagtctacaagggaagttacccgatcaaaaaatgagataagattagtttggcaggattccaTGTagactcctagtaatcactgcattgttttcaaggtgcttacagattgactgctttataatctgctccagagtttttccagggattgatgttaggctgactggtctgtagttccccggttcctcctttttgccctttttgtagatagggacaacattagctctcctccagtcatctggcacttcactagtcctccatgatttcacaaagataatgtacagcagttctgagagttcttcagccagttccttcaatactctaggatgcagtttattgggccctgccgattttaactcgttcaaagtgattaggtattctttgaccatttatcaatctcaagttccaatcttGCTCCTTCTACTTTATGTTTCCCGGGATGGTCATAGACCCTttcttgggagaagactgagccaaagtaggaatttatcactctaccttttctttgtcatctgttgtcattttgccatcctcattgagtagctgtgccaccatttcttttctctgtcttttactatggacatacctgaagaaagcttttttgttgcttttagcatctcttgctaacctcagctcattctcagctttagccttcctgactccatccctgcaattccgtgatacctgcctgtaatcctcctttgtggcctggccttctttccacttcctgtatgtgtcattttttgttttcaggtcatctctaagctttttgtgaagccacattggcttcttctgctgtttccccccttttttccttgttggaattgcttaccattctgcttttagaatttcctgttttagaaactcccacccatcttcgactctttttctcattagggtggcttgccatggaactgtacttacaattgttctgagtttatcaaAACCAGCTTTCCTTAAGtgcagggtgcgcgtatggctactctcagcttttgcttctgttaaaatcaagaatttaaGTATGGTgtgatcactttcccccagagttcccgtaactgcctcaaagtgccttgcaaacaattcacagttggtctccgaagggtctaaaactccatttcctggagttgatgtcaacagacccctgacaatatggaaaagatccaccggacggctacttgaggatgcaatggaggcagagaatggGCTTTCTTCgcagccctcaccaccacacagtaggcacagttatgatgttttactcatgcccaatcagcctcacagcacatctttcgccacttgtgctctagccgtcgtccagcctgtttcattgcccttaactcaatggtgtaccaaggtgcaacctgggctccacaatgctggagagggcgctcaggggcaactgtgtcaagaacctgaagcaccttgctgttccacagcgtgacaagggcttcaacagggtcacctgctctatctactgggaactcccccagggtgtTCAGGAATCATGTGGATTCCAAtaggctctgggggcggaccatcttaatctatccaccacccctgcagggaaggatcggagctccAAGTCTAAACCTCATCAGGacgtggtctgaccatgacaatggggtgacatccactcccccatctccagaccaccccatcctccatctggagcaaaaaccaagtcgagggtgtgccctgccctatgtgtcgggctggtgacaacttgagacagccccaaggttgtcatggaggccgtgaagtcccaagctggaacgctagaggcagcctctgcatggacattggaatcacccaggactattgctCTGGACTCCTCAAATACCACAGCCGAAATgacctgacggaggtctgaacattGCGTTcattgaggaaaaactgtcccaggaatggcagcggagacaagaggcgaaaagtgttgaggaaaagcaaagagccaagctgaaagaagaaagcagctgcagacaggaaaacaagctggagcagcagcggctgaaatcatgttatgcctgtggggctcatgggcatcttcaaagagactgtgcagtcaagcgcaactccagggaaggaggctggaaacagggaagtgtgaactttgtttgtaaacagaagtctcaggatttaggacctgttaactggattcttgacagcggggcaagccatatattaatcaaagacaggagtttgttttacatgtCTACAGATGTGCAGGACtgtgttttacttgcggatggatcgcagaagagggtggaggctcgaggactggtgaaatttgataaacttggaatactgtcagattgtttatttgtaccagaactgtctcataatattttgtcagtcagaaaactggtgagttgtgatttttcagtcttgtttcacaaagacaaatgttttgtattgagggggatgaagtgtgcatgcagggaagcctgaatgattctcaGTTTGTAATAAAAGGCAGTCAAGCaaggtgtgctgtgttaaacgctgaggcacacacacatcaaggctgcgtccatgaatggcatcaaaggctggggcatgcaaactttgacacgataaagaaaacctcaatgcatagtgaaaacatgcgtttgagaaattgtggacagttaatgttggattgtgatgcatgtcataaagcaaaaatgacaattgcaccaattaaccgggaggctgagagaaccacaacagctccctaccagctagttcatgttgatttatcagggccaataaatgcttcacacGGAGGTGCACGATTCTTTATGGtattggtagatgatttttcaagattttgtcatgtttttctgttaaagcataaaagtgaagcagagcagaagctgaaactgttcattaagagaatcgaaactcaacatggcgtcactgtgaaagcgatacactcagactagggaggggaattcacgagtaaagcattgagtgacttccttgagagtaagggaataaaccagaatttcactgctcctttTAGCCCATTTTCCAACGGATCTGCTGAGAggaaaaatagggtgcttcaggaagcaatgagagccatgctgatggattgcagtttagggaattctttctgggcagaggcgattttgtatgcgaattatattcacaacagggtgtttcatagtgctcttggaatgtctccttatgagaaaatcactggtagAAAGCCTAAAAtgcaacacattcaaaaattcggggcacgttgctgggtccacatttcacagggaaaaagaagaggcaagctggcgcccagagcacagccaggttttgttttgggatttcagaatgcatatttcagagtttggtgtccagaaacacagcaattaatcctgagcagaagcattaaagttgcagagaagccttgggatcaaagggaaacagtcattcttacagggtcagatgacacacaagcgcaaacatttaaaccagatcttgacataaaagtggaaggcacacaaattcttCTCAGGGATGCTTTAAATGAGCTCAtctgtgggaaacgaagatcgaagaaacgcaaggctgaggaaatggaggatcctgggcacgctgtgccaagcacaagcacaaatgggggggcagagagagcagaaccCCTAGTGCCATtgagacgttctacaagatcaaacatagggaaaccgcctgaaagatttactgtgggggtaattaccagcccaggtatgcataaactggttgaaatggatccagagacactatatttgacttgtgttcagccgaaatttgattgaataaagttctagctaaatgtacagagatgttctgaaatgtactgcaatgtattgagatgtaatttggatgtgtatgatgcaatgtaaagTATTACTGTAGTCcaatgtattgtggagatgtattgctAAACatgatgtgtattttgcagtcttaatggaaaaagggggtatgttgggctgtgacccataggcattactgtctctagttgttttccataaagcctgcaagtttggagaagtaactgttatctcctggcctgagagtgagcagacatccaaggccagcggttgtcatggtaacatgagatagcaactgggaaagttctaacgga encodes:
- the LOC133382812 gene encoding uncharacterized protein LOC133382812 isoform X3; its protein translation is MFNGGIGQNFIMKLLFPLMLFRLLFFCFLLGKDTTNLAARVLQTPNLDVVKRDEWANTTLDESQELTPELGFPWLLLYLPIKSCHVIFWGEAGTFSPPVLSRIQTNSWCNWTIWAGPHKHILIYIEGFEGKSECEGNQDKIIFQGVLSSVESKVIYACRNHGTLIFATQAVAVHVVFLSTASSQNHNHKHFKGRYYIFEDYEISTGDEGSVLKSNNSVGFSPKSYIINSQDILDFVKTSRKLSNEKGLPATIKDRWEENGSTTSLEASTRPTASLLKTTENLTLKPLDMKKMHIAKPPINGTRIGNETLSGNLKKTLVLGSSNSENAEKLVMYKPTASSASPHVSQKVRMVAKLVAAKDHGTTTESANVQNSGHNTTNWGPTNMRDTIKAIFGISAFTSGNTFPQEFMQEQKTPIPSPKTIPEKKQEHIHQSFQSNSEYSRKSMDEMESQQHFELQEALKGEQVENQFNSEENGNSALHKASAAAVGENVFHEVELLTAEVPNISTAKAQSHLNTFGYPNVLHAPSQRMVNSNHIGTTSTTTLDLQAVHSNSTQMGTAVTSQLNNSVTRYKEHPQKRRTKPNPSRSPSDQVSSHETSLNAEIHFYDRDSVSRSHENYSVLESQHNPGDLLFEISFGIEHKGWIPPVGSELEKDLIDSIKSRVEKKVKLFSNKIKEVKLKEIKREGETEMERQNGPNLIFMFWLHLTPEEKNISHLLHLQLEDLSGASMGPGKVQTVVVKDVNECNSGIGLCGDEATCLNGYGTYLCQCKEEYEDHSSTKSGTLCIRSPRSANRGTNNKKTKCTKEQRSENKRPE
- the LOC133382812 gene encoding uncharacterized protein LOC133382812 isoform X1, whose protein sequence is MFNGGIGQNFIMKLLFPLMLFRLLFFCFLLGKDTTNLAARVLQTPNLDVVKRDEWANTTLDESQELTPELGFPWLLLYLPIKSCHVIFWGEAGTFSPPVLSRIQTNSWCNWTIWAGPHKHILIYIEGFEGKSECEGNQDKIIFQGVLSSVESKVIYACRNHGTLIFATQAVAVHVVFLSTASSQNHNHKHFKGRYYIFEDYEISTGDEGSVLKSNNSVGFSPKSYIINSQDILDFVKTSRKLSNEKGLPATIKDRWEENGSTTSLEASTRPTASLLKTTENLTLKPLDMKKMHIAKPPINGTRIGNETLSGNLKKTLVLGSSNSENAEKLVMYKPTASSASPHVSQKVRMVAKLVAAKDHGTTTESANVQNSGHNTTNWGPTNMRDTIKAIFGISAFTSGNTFPQEFMQEQKTPIPSPKTIPEKKQEHIHQSFQSNSEYSRKSMDEMESQQHFELQEALKGEQVENQFNSEENGNSALHKASAAAVGENVFHEVELLTAEVPNISTAKAQSHLNTFGYPNVLHAPSQRMVNSNHIGTTSTTTLDLQAVHSNSTQMGTAVTSQLNNSVTRYKEHPQKRRTKPNPSRSPSDQVSSHETSLNAEIHFYDRDSVSRSHENYSVLESQHNPGDLLFEISFGIEHKGWIPPVGSELEKDLIDSIKSRVEKKVKLFSNKIKEVKLKEIKREGETEMERQNGPNLIFMFWLHLTPEEKNISHLLHLQLEDLSGASMGPGKVQTVVVKDVNECNSGIGLCGDEATCLNGYGTYLCQCKEEYEDHSSTKSGTLCIRSPRSGISSLYSYTEILVGITVFFIAALVVVISVLCTIVKKRSTKKDLHFQEAALPGSPASFDQNNIHNLLSLEPGLLKLRAKPPEWPLQRRTSPSDTYRVSIEQSECL
- the LOC133382812 gene encoding uncharacterized protein LOC133382812 isoform X2, with the protein product MFNGGIGQNFIMKLLFPLMLFRLLFFCFLLGKDTTNLAARVLQTPNLDVVKRDEWANTTLDESQELTPELGFPWLLLYLPIKSCHVIFWGEAGTFSPPVLSRIQTNSWCNWTIWAGPHKHILIYIEGFEGKSECEGNQDKIIFQGVLSSVESKVIYACRNHGTLIFATQAVAVHVVFLSTASSQNHNHKHFKGRYYIFEDYEISTGDEGSVLKSNNSVGFSPKSYIINSQDILDFVKTSRKLSNEKGLPATIKDRWEENGSTTSLEASTRPTASLLKTTENLTLKPLDMKKMHIAKPPINGTRIGNETLSGNLKKTLVLGSSNSENAEKLVMYKPTASSASPHVSQKVRMVAKLVAAKDHGTTTESANVQNSGHNTTNWGPTNMRDTIKAIFGISAFTSGNTFPQEFMQEQKTPIPSPKTIPEKKQEHIHQSFQSNSEYSRKSMDEMESQQHFELQEALKGEQVENQFNSEENGNSALHKASAAAVGENVFHEVELLTAEVPNISTAKAQSHLNTFGYPNVLHAPSQRMVNSNHIGTTSTTTLDLQAVHSNSTQMGTAVTSQLNNSVTRYKEHPQKRRTKPNPSRSPSDQVSSHETSLNAEIHFYDRDSVSRSHENYSVLESQHNPGDLLFEISFGIEHKGWIPPVGSELEKDLIDSIKSRVEKKVKLFSNKIKEVKLKEIKREGETEMERQNGPNLIFMFWLHLTPEEKNISHLLHLQLEDLSGASMGPGKVQTVVVKDVNECNSGIGLCGDEATCLNGYGTYLCQCKEEYEDHSSTKSGTLCIRSPRSANRGTNNKKTKCTKEQRSENKRYTKSRMESDQVQFLAQGSSP